The DNA segment TGCATTACCAAATTGATATCAGACATAAAACAATAAGacgcacaaaaaaaaaaaaaacaaatcaacatCAAACAATGAGATTACTTGCAATCCAAGAAacacataaacaaaaatttGCAAGTTCTTTGGAATAAGAAAACATATAGTTCATTTAATTTTCAGTGACGTCGAGCTTGAGCTTTCATAAGCTTAATTAGTTTACTAGAAATGATTccaatatataattttagatcCTAATATAAATACTCTCTCTTGTGGACTTTGCATGTGCCAACAAATTTTGCATCCAGAACTTCATAACTGAATTTGGATTTTTGGGATTTGCTACGACACATTTCTCCTCTCGATCCACTATCCGGACTTGTTTTAAAGGCATCTGTCAATTCATTGAGAAGATGATCTTTTGTGGTTTTCCTTTTTTCAGCAgtattttcttcttctgtttcaTCAAATTTCAACTTTACTTCTATAAttgttgatttaaaaaaaatatataattcatttGACTGGAATAAATGTCATGAATCATGCGTAGTGACTTATTTGGTTTGCTTAAAGCTTAGTTAGCCTTTTATACTAAAATGAAATAGCCAATATTAAGTCCAGTGAGCTTCTCGGTTTAGAGACAGCTTTGTGGTACTGAACCATAAAAACTTAATTATTTTAGAGGATAACAAATATTCAACTTGTTGAAAGAAAagtacaaaaaaatgttcaattaaaaaaaaccacATTATTCATAGATCTTTGTTAAGAGAGATGGCCGAGTAATCACACAAAAGATGGCCGAGTAATCACGCACAAAAGATAGCCGAGtatcacacacacacaaagatcATTTTCATATATCTCTGTCTTCCACATATTATTCATTAGGATCAGTTTGATGGATCTTGAACCATTGTTTGGCTTCTCATTCTCCTTAATCTTCTTTCATCAGATAGAATTTTCGCAAATCTGCATTACCAAATTGATATCACACATCAAACACTAAGATCcaccaaaaacaaataagattaCTTACGACTCAAGTCATAAAACGAAAATTTGGAggttttttaaagttttagatTACCTTTTGAGTTCTTCCTCATTGGTGATATTTTCAGTAATGGGTTCATAGACACCAGTGTCGATATTCATATGCATGACTCTGTTTTTCAGCACCTTCTCTCCAATCTTCACAAGATTCTCCAAGTTAGATTTTGTTGCTAGATCCATCGAACTTACATCTCCTTCCAGTGTATCATCCTACAATTAAGCGCACACATACGAATTCACATAAAGTAAACGATCAGTggcaatttttgatatatatgtcATGGCTCTTACGTCGATTCTGAGGTACTTGTCCTCTGATTGGAGGGCTTTGAACAAAACCGAGCTATGGAAATGGATCATGTCACGGCCTGAATCCGAGACCATGTCTAATATCGGAGTAGATCCATCGTTATATAACCAGGATATGATTCCCCATTTTGCTGCCTTTTTTGCACTATACTTCTCCTCGTTTTTTGAAGACCCTGTCCCTATCGATATAACAAGGAACTTATCGTAACCTAGTGGCTTAAGCTTACCCATATCAGGATTGTTCTTCAGAATCTGCTTAGTAACAGCAGTCATGGCCACCAAAGTCTATacaaaaaacacaaatacaaaACACGAGAATTAATTAAATGATCTTGATAAAGATATTGATAACACTCTTTTCATtgtcaatttattttaaaatgtaatatgTGAACATTCACATTGTTATAGGATTGTTTTATACCGGGTTATTAGCCGTGACCGCGCCATCAACGAGGTTAAACTCAGTCGTCTTGCCTTGACTATCTTCATTAGAAAAGTAATGAGGAGGAAAGAAAGTGGGAGCAGCCGATGTGCCAAGACATATGTCTGATATCTTGACATCCAAGCTAGGGTCAACCAATGCCTTCAACAACACGGTGCAAGGAAATTTAACTATTACCGTTAGATTGAGCTATATGAAATAAGACCGTTAGATTCTAGGCAATATGTGTGATTGAGAGAGATGGAGAGGAAATTACCTGATAAGAGGAGAAGATGGTGGGTTGGAGTTTCTTCATGTCGAAGGTAGGGATGACAACATTTGTGACTGTCTGGTGAAGTTTTGTCTCTCCAAGAAGCTTACTTAGTAGCTTACGTAGATACTTTCCGCTGTATTTTGGACCAGACAGAAGCTTTGGAAGCTTAGGTAACAGAGCAGCCAAGCCTCTGCATTTAGAATGACTTTTAATTGCCACATGGAATCATAGTATATGCTcattaaaggaaaaaaaaaatcatttgtagAGTGCAATCAAGCCGTATAATGTTGTCATTATGTTATGATCTGAGTATTTGCATTTTGTTacaaacacaaagaaaacaatTCATTTGTCCACAAGCAGATGATTACTTAGGGCCCATTTATTCTATAATGATAAATCATTCATATGTTTTGTATGTTATGCGTATTGCCAAAGAGGATTAAAGAAGTTTAAGTATGAATGAAAGTAAGTTTGTGTTCAAAGAAAAGATAAATCATTCATATATTATTGTTTGTTTGATAAAGTTTATTATTAGATTTTCCATTTTATAACGAGCTAAATCTATTGTTGGTTTGACTacgtaattaatttttttttatgtgtatATCCTTAATTTATTGCTTTCTTTACCAAAATAATTGGTTAAAAGAAACATAGAATTTACTCATTTGGCATTTTTAATACTCATTGCCAATCTGTAACTAATATGCATAACTATTGTTTTCTTACTCGGGCTGTGGAAATATTTTGGGacaatgttcaaggtaaaaagGAACAATGTCCTTGGCCGCTAATTGAGGCCGTCCATTCTTGCCCGGTACAGTTAACATGGCAGTCATGAGACCACCGGTACTAGTCCCTGAAACCACGTCGAAATAATCAGCTAGTCTCACGTCTTCTCCATCGATCTcctatatacatataatagttAATGATACTACCATCTTTTGagaaaatgtttaaatattCACATCTATAACTAATCGCATCTAGAATTTACATTTTAACCGGGCTAAAATAACCATGTTTATGATCACACTATTTACCGTCAGATATATgctcaaaaatatatatatagaatatcGGGTACATATGATATAACctgaagtttttatttttgagaaagggctttATAACCTGAAGTTGTTTTTCTAGATAAGCAAGAATGACTCCGGCAATGATTCCTCGAACCCCGCCGCCGTCGAGGCTGAGGATTGTTACGAGTTTTCCCCATGAAGGCGGTTTGTTTTTCTTACAGGACGAGCCATCTTCCATGATAGCTGATCGATATCTTTTAAGGTAGAGGATAataattctgattttttttgtataagatTGTTGCAACTGTATATTTGATATGCTTTCTCGTATAGGTATAAATACACAAATTTACGTGTAGGATATTTTCAAAGACACATAATTTATTTGGTGAGACTTTTTCTTCATACATTTCGTGCAATTCATGATTGTAGTTTGTATATTCTTTTGGGGATTGTATTGTTTAATGTAATTTAGAGACTGTCAGTGTCGAGCTTGAGCTGTCATAAGCTTAATTTACGAGTAAATATTGTAATAGATAATGCTAAGTAAGACCGAATATTGTTTTTGTGGACTTtccaataaaaaatagttacCATGATTTAAAACTCAATTATTTGATTCTTTAATAATTGAGTCTCGTACTTTTGGATTTGTTAGTAGTACACATCTCCCTGCCTGTCCAGACTTGTTCTGACCATACCTGTCATATAATCTGGACTTGATTCTCTGAATTACTtctaaaactaattttataacCAATTTGATTTAGCAAAGATATATTAAGTTCATATTTCTTCACTTCCCTGGTTTGCTTTAGGCTTGATTTGTTAgctttataaataagaaaaaatgtaaaatcttttctatttcttttatttaacaTTCTTCAATCCATAATCAGATTGGTCAAAAGTCAAAAACATTTGACACAACAAACCTAGCAAAGCATTTGGTTCATATCCggtttgatttataaacaatgTCGGTTGAGATTGCTGGTTATCTTCACTTACACGTCTATTCCAAATTATCCAATTTTAAATTGGGCTTCATCATTATTTGGGCCTAAATGTTGTCGGCTAATTAAGGGCctataaatatgaaaatgggCATGATCCACTAGTCCACTTTGTACGTTCTTTTTGTAATTACGTTTGCTAACTATGAaactgttttattttttttgtcaaaggcTAACTATGAAACTGTTAAAAGGACTAGTGATCATTATAAGTGTACTAATCGCACTTTGCGATTTAAGGGAAGCTGACGTTGACCAATGACCACTGTACTCTTTCCTTATCTTTGGCTGTTCAATCACACCGAGGCATTACAGCTTTATGATAAAGATGTAACTTCCTTCCTTCATTTATTTCCAAGTAGTTTATAACCATTTGTTCAATTATTTAATGATTATCCACCATGTCataattactttattttatatgacATCGTCATAATTACTTTATTAAATTCTCAAATTGTATAAAGAATAAACACATTAACAAAAAGGACCTTAAAAACAGATACCAAACATTCTTTGGGCATAATGATAGAAAACaaacaatttttgaaaaaatatgtgATCGAAATAACATATTGGgtcattgacaaaaaaaatacatatacatgtgtATATTTAGGTTTTGGCATGTAATTTCACTTGCATGCGTTCATAAGTGATAGTGAACATGCGATATACCACGTACGCTAGCCCTAAATGGACCCTATTCACTTGTCTTATTGGACCACAATATTACTTATCAAAAGGGAGAAAAAATTGACCAATCATTGAAAACTTGGGGACCGATCAATGGAAATGAGCTAATTTTATGTGTATAAATGTGGCAAGAAGGAAAAAAGGAGCTATATATAGGTCCAAAATGTTAACTTATATGAGATTACAAAATTCACAAGAGCAAGTTTATGTTTTAGTTGTGTTAAGATCCTCTCATGAAATGTCATGGTTGTACGTTGCTATCAGCACCACATAGGTCAATTAATGGCATGTGATAGGAAAAGGCTAGATGATTATAGAGGCAAACAGTTATGTGGCATCTAATATATTTATTACGTCAAACTAAATAGCATGTTATGATCATACAAGAATGATTATAATAAACtgattatgttttatttaattttattgatactcaaaaattttgaattatattttgtataaagcAAAAACAAGATGATCTATGTATTGGAAAGAGTCCTCGAACTTTTTATCAAACAAATGCAGAGTTTTGTTGAACTTTGGTTTCAAATGTGTAGATGTTATCGTTTAATGTTAGATTTATAGTACAATGCTACAATGTGATAGAAACTGATGGTTTACTTTTGCATCCTCTAGTCGGTCAATGTCACGAGCCTAACTTGTCTATGAGTCGAATTCTCATGTGAGAGATGAATATGTGGACTAATAACTAATAACACCATCGAGAAACAGACAGCATAGTTAGCATGCGTCATAATATCGAAGGTGTTGGATTCGAGTTGTGTATAGAAGATTGAAGACTTTCGAGTAGTAATTGGGTTTGATGAGTAGTAGTATAACTTTACATTAGAACtttgtttttcataaaaatTTGATCATTACTTTTCTTACAATGTTCAGTTTGTAGTGGTAATGATTCTAATCATTAACTGAATTGTTCTTTTTCTCGTCTCGGATGAGTATGTTAGAGCATTTTAACGCTAGGTTCTTaacataaatttcaaaaataaaataaaattaattaagaaaaaggtatgaaaaagaaaaaaaatggttcTAAAACGGTTTCGAAACATACATATGTCAAATATGTCAGTTGGTTATTGCTTTTACTTTTTACAAgagaataaaaagtaaataaagtattataatattaatatattttttcttttggtaaCTCTTATATTGGTTCTTAACGTTAAAGATGTTCTTACTACTTCTTCTATTACTGTCAAATTAAAATATCTACTTTTCATATAATCTAAATTAAAATTGGGAATGGATACATTACATCTATAAGATTtgcaatatattatttaaaagagcaaatattttcaaataaaagaatAATAATCTTGGCACTTATGGAATACTACTGCAAACAAATCTATTCATTTTGGATTCATTCATAGTAATTCACTTTACGTTGAGAATGGTCCATAGAAGAAATATGACAAAAGAAATTTGtctaaaatgtttattaattaaattcCGAAAAATTCTTGTTTCGATATTACATATTGGGAAATGAATGACGTCGACGTTTTGTGATGTAAATGCGAACAGGAATTTTATATCTTTGTTTTTCCAATTTGaaggaaaaatataaataaacacaGTTTTTTTCGTCGCCATTTGTATAGTAGCTgactataatatttattataaaattctaatataattcatgttttacgTCTTTGATCGTTGGGTTAAGTCTAGGCCCAGGGACCACAGTGTCTGGGTCCAGCCCAAAAGTAAAGCagagtaagaaaaaaaaaaacggaaaaaaaaaagcaaaagggTATTATTTATGTTCAGTTTTGGAGTTCGGACCATTTGTTTATAGATTGATGCATTACcttcatatttttgtaaaattgaGATATCTCATTACATTGATTTGGTTATTAATTTTGCATTTATATACCATTTCAGATGGAATGTTCAAGTTTATGATTGTGCAATATATAGTAGAATTTATTGCAATAAATGTGTTATAAGTTTTCTATACCCCCAATACTTCTAACTCTAcagttttaatcttttttttttgtcactgaacTACAATTTACATCTTTATATGATACATTTTCCGTTCTCGTCACAGTGTTTTCAGCTGGATGTAAAAGGTGCACTGTTGTAATATGTGTTGGGGtaaataaaaaaccttaatatATAAAGAAGAGGAAATAATGATTTGGATGGCTGAGACGCATGCCTTACATTGTATTATCGCTCTTTACGATTGAATGGTGCATGTTCGAGTGGTTTTTTTCTTATAGTTACATGTGCATTCACTAAACATTTTTCTAATTACTAGGAATTTTTTATTGTTAGATCACTGGGTTACATTCTAACTTGATACTCGATCGGTATTCGTGGctaattattttgtgttttatcCTAGCTAGGTATAGtcaaatcatatatatacgAAATTATTTTGATATGATTCTTCTGATATGAAAAATAGATTGTTTCACTAGAGTGTAATAACATGGAAGAAAGTTGAATTCCGTAACTATGTACTGTTTGCATGCATAGAGTATGGCTTATGGGACCCTGCCCACTAGAGAAAATGGAAGTATGAGTTAAAAAGCTAAGTTTTGCTAAGCTTTGTCACGTGCTAATGCTGCTTTAGTAGAATCTGCCAAAGTAGTATCATTAAATCCCGTTTCATAATGTATACCTAATCCACCGTTTCTTTTCTCGTCACTAAATGGAGTATTAATACTACTAATAACATGCATGTTAGTTGATTAAAGTAATCAATTGTATTGATGGTGTAATACTACCACGCCTAGCCTCGGCAAATGCAATCCCTAGACTCTACATATCTTAAAATTTTCCCATTGTTGAAATAATAATTGTAATCACCTTTAagtattttttcctttttccttgGTGTGACATTACCACTTTAATCGAGTTTTCTTTTTGATCTTAGGACCCAACATGTTCCATCTAAATCTGGGTTTGAGCatgatttgttttaaaagtttgttagcaaatgtttataaaaacttCAAGTAATAAGTAATCAGAAAAgagttgtttcttttttttttgttacaaagacattataatttttttctgtcCTGAAACTTCTTTTCAAGGATACTTAAATTTGCATAAGTGAATATCCAAAACGCTGTCAATGGGAATGACTGATCAATCTTTACTCTTTGATTTCACATTATCTTAATTACTTCCTTTTATGTGGATCACTCGATATGACAGCATAATAAAGGAGAAATGAAAATCAAATGTGAAAAAGGCATTACAAGTGAGATGTCAGCATCtctcttagttttttttactttattagtatttttcttttaacatcATAATTAACAAGCACGTTATCTTTGCTTTCTCTAAAAGGTATCAGAATTTAACTCTGCAGAAACACACTAGTGTTTAAGTACAGCCTGCATAATtgattacaaaacaaaaaacttataTGGTTTAATATAGTCCCTAATCAATTCTCTAATCAATTGGTTATTTATAGTCTCCACTTAAGCTAATCAACAAATGTGAAGATTGACTTGATATATGATATCTTAGATTTAGAAACGCATCTAGAATTTGTTTATATTCCGAGTGACAGCTTTGAACTACTACTTGTATCAGAATACTAGTGACCAATATTTTTGACATTTCCATAGAAATTCCACAAGATATTATCATATCACTCACAATGTGTAAACTCAAAACAAAAAGCTGGAAATCACCAAAGTACTccactatttttctttttttttgtaattgctTGGAACATGTTcaaatttcataaaatcattggagtaactttttaaaatacaaaaatttacTATTCAGTTCTGTTTTGAAGCAGTACTAAAAGGACAAAAGGATATACAAAATTTCCAAAATATCGCTTCACTAATTATATTACACTACGAGTAAATAATACTGACAAAaacttataattaaataatttggtTCTTCCATTTTAAGActgttttattatttaatttcttaaaaaatcgAGTGAAATAAAATAGTACTATTAACTTCTTTAAATGAAAAGATTGAGAGAAAATGAAAGCAGCAAGCCACTAAATaccaaaatttaattaaataaacagatagagaagaagaaaaataagataaagTCGCTCTCTTCCTGGTTGTCCTCATCTCACAACACAACACCAGCTCAAGAGAGCTCATCACTCAGATCTCACATCTTCACTCACAcctctataaaaaaaacattaattaaataGCAGAAAATGATGATTAAAACATTGATCTCTCGTCGTTATCTGAAACTTCTTCACCTCCAATAAGAGATTCTGTAACCCTTCTTCCTCTCCCTCTGTTCAAGAACTATCTGACCAaacatacataaataaatatgaatttaaaaaaaatatatataataaaaatggtgGATCTTTGGGAAACATAAGCTTCAACTTAAAAACACATGCTTCTGGGTCTCGCTTTATCTTCAAGTTTTCCCGCTCTCTGTTTCATTAACCCAAGAGGTAATAGTACTAAATTTCTATTACAGCAAATATTAATTAATGTCggaaaagtttaatattttctattacaGCCACTTAAAActgtatctttctttttacttctactgttttgtgttttttaaatatctttgatggggtctctctctctctctctctctctctctctctctctctttcttgggTTAATATCAGATAGAGTGGAGAGAAAGCAAAAGTTGAAGGAAGATTAGAGAGAGAAGCGATGAACACTAGTGGTGTTCGAGCTGCTCTTTCCTCCATGAAAGCTCCTTCAAAGCATGACACCAATCAAGTAACTTTCTCTTTCTCTATACCACTTTCCACTTTTGTGAATTTGCTTTCTTGGTGGGTTTTGTTTAGTTTCTGAAAAAGTTTCTTCCTTTAGATGATGGATACAATCTTGATTATCATTCTTAAGATTCTTGGCTTCAACATTGGACTATTTACAAAACCGTatctttactttatttttttctagaaaAAGAAAGTTATTCTTAGTGAAATTACTGGTCACAGTGAAAGTGATCGATACTCAATTGTTATCTACAAGTGTCCACTATCAAAGGCTGAGAACAATCTACTGTCTCTTTACAAAACTCAAGTTTTGCTTCTCTTCCTTGAGTGtattcttttcttgttttttttttctgtatgaGTAATAATGTTTCGTGGTATTCTAAAATCTGCAAAGGAggagaagaataagaagatgGAGTCTCAATGCAATGGAAAACCTCTGGTTAATAGGCGCAAAGCTAACAGAGAAAAGAAAATGGACTTGCTTCAAGATGTATGATGATTTACATTCTTTAATGATTTTAATTCTGAATTTAAAAGTCTAAAATAAATGTTTATTGTTGATTATTAGGTTGATAAGCTAAAGAGGAAGCTGAGACATGAGGAGAATGTGCATAGAGCATTGGAGAGAGCTTTCACTAGACCTTTAGGAGCTTTACCTCGTCTCCCCTCTTATCTCCCTCGTCATGTAAGAACCAAACTATTCACATTATCAAACTCCTTGTTGTTCTTTGtgttttgatcttttgtttCTTTAGACATTGGAGCTTTTAGCTGAAGTAGCTGTTCTTGAAGAGGAAGTAGTTCGGTTAGAGGAACAAGTCGTAAGCTATAGACAAGGACTATACCAAGAAGCTGTCTACATCTCTTCCAAGAAGAATGTAGAGAGTCCTAATAGCAACAACAACGGTTTGAAAGAGAGTTCTCCAATTAGAAACACTAAACACCAGAGATCAAAATCAATGTCCCAACACGAGTTCAATTCCATGATCACTCCTCCTAAAAAGCATCATCAACAGTCTCTTAGTTTCAGCAGAAGCGTCTCGTCAAGTAGGAAACTCTTCTCCACTGATCAGAGAGTTGTGGTGAATAGCAAACAAACGAATCAGATTAAGAAGGATAAGGAATCATCACCTGAGAAGAAGCTTGGCAGattcttgaagaagaagaagcctcTGGTTAAGCCAGAGGCTGCTTTTCAGATAGATGATAGATTAGAAGAACAAGACAAAGCACAGGAGAGTAGTGTCTCAGGATCATCTTCTGAAGCGAATAGAGTTTCAGAGGATTTGCTGAAGTGCCTTGTGAGTATTATCTTGAGGATTAGCTCGTCTAAGGACACTGTGTTGGATCCGTATAGCAACTGTTTAGAGTGGAGAGCAAGAGAGATTGGTGCATACAAGAATCTTTGCTCCGTTGATGCTTCTTCAATTGATCTTGGAAGAAGAACCAATGCTTCATTTCTCATCCATCGTCTCAAGTAAGTAATCTCATTTTAAACAAATGATTTGAATACTATTAAACTaatgtttttgtgtgtgttaaTGTTCTTATCTCCAGGTTCTTGCTTAATAAGCTTTCAGTTGTGAATCTAGACGGTCTAAGCCACCAGCAGAAGCTTGCTTTCTGGATAAATACTTATAACTCCTGTGTGATGAATGTGAGTTTTTTCTTCGTATGATAGATTTTGATAGAATGATTAAAAAGCTGATTCTTGTTACCATTCATAGGCATTCTTGGAGCATGGGGTCCCTGGGACACCTGAGATGGTTGTAGCCCTGATGCAAAAGGTTTGTATTTAAACCAAAAGATTGATACCATTGTGTTTCATTGTATTcatcttcttgttgttgttgttgtgtgttAGGCAACAATAATTGTAGGAGGACACTCACTAAATGCTATCACAATTGAACACTTCATC comes from the Brassica rapa cultivar Chiifu-401-42 chromosome A01, CAAS_Brap_v3.01, whole genome shotgun sequence genome and includes:
- the LOC103863326 gene encoding patatin-like protein 1 gives rise to the protein MEDGSSCKKNKPPSWGKLVTILSLDGGGVRGIIAGVILAYLEKQLQEIDGEDVRLADYFDVVSGTSTGGLMTAMLTVPGKNGRPQLAAKDIVPFYLEHCPKIFPQPEGLAALLPKLPKLLSGPKYSGKYLRKLLSKLLGETKLHQTVTNVVIPTFDMKKLQPTIFSSYQALVDPSLDVKISDICLGTSAAPTFFPPHYFSNEDSQGKTTEFNLVDGAVTANNPTLVAMTAVTKQILKNNPDMGKLKPLGYDKFLVISIGTGSSKNEEKYSAKKAAKWGIISWLYNDGSTPILDMVSDSGRDMIHFHSSVLFKALQSEDKYLRIDDDTLEGDVSSMDLATKSNLENLVKIGEKVLKNRVMHMNIDTGVYEPITENITNEEELKRFAKILSDERRLRRMRSQTMVQDPSN
- the LOC103863524 gene encoding uncharacterized protein LOC103863524 translates to MNTSGVRAALSSMKAPSKHDTNQEEKNKKMESQCNGKPLVNRRKANREKKMDLLQDVDKLKRKLRHEENVHRALERAFTRPLGALPRLPSYLPRHTLELLAEVAVLEEEVVRLEEQVVSYRQGLYQEAVYISSKKNVESPNSNNNGLKESSPIRNTKHQRSKSMSQHEFNSMITPPKKHHQQSLSFSRSVSSSRKLFSTDQRVVVNSKQTNQIKKDKESSPEKKLGRFLKKKKPLVKPEAAFQIDDRLEEQDKAQESSVSGSSSEANRVSEDLLKCLVSIILRISSSKDTVLDPYSNCLEWRAREIGAYKNLCSVDASSIDLGRRTNASFLIHRLKFLLNKLSVVNLDGLSHQQKLAFWINTYNSCVMNAFLEHGVPGTPEMVVALMQKATIIVGGHSLNAITIEHFILRLPYHLKFTCPKTATHEEMRAHSTFGLEWSEPLVTFALACGSWSSPAVRVYTAANVEEELEAAKRDYLQASVGISKKNKLMLPKVLDWYLLDFAKDLESLLDWVCLQLPDKLREEALKCMERKNKESLMELVQVVPYDFSFRLLLLHQ